The Staphylococcus carnosus genome has a segment encoding these proteins:
- the era gene encoding GTPase Era produces the protein MTEHKSGFVAIIGRPNVGKSTFMNRVLGHKIAIMSDKAQTTRNKIHGVMTEDDAQIIFVDTPGIHKPKHKLGDYMMKVAKNTLTEVDAVIFMVNANEEIGRGDEYIMEMLKNIKTPVFLVINKIDLVHPDQIMPIIESYEKHMHFTEAVPMSALEGLNVDHFINVLKSYMPEGPQYYPDGQISDHPEQFVVSELIREKVLHLTSEEIPHSIGVNVDRMVKQSEDRVRIEATIYVERDSQKGIVIGKGGKKLKEIGKRARIDIENLLGSKVYLDLWVKVQKDWRNKVNFIRQMGYIEDQD, from the coding sequence ATGACAGAACATAAATCTGGGTTTGTTGCTATTATTGGCAGACCCAATGTAGGTAAATCTACATTTATGAACAGGGTTCTTGGACATAAAATTGCAATTATGTCTGATAAAGCTCAAACAACAAGAAATAAAATACATGGGGTTATGACAGAAGACGATGCTCAAATAATTTTTGTAGATACTCCAGGTATTCACAAGCCCAAACATAAATTGGGTGATTATATGATGAAAGTTGCTAAAAATACACTTACGGAAGTAGATGCAGTCATTTTTATGGTCAATGCTAATGAAGAAATAGGCCGTGGCGATGAATATATCATGGAGATGTTAAAAAATATTAAAACTCCAGTATTTTTAGTTATTAATAAAATTGATCTTGTGCATCCAGACCAAATTATGCCTATCATTGAAAGCTACGAGAAACATATGCATTTTACTGAAGCTGTACCAATGTCAGCGTTGGAAGGATTAAATGTAGACCACTTTATTAATGTACTAAAATCATATATGCCAGAAGGCCCTCAGTATTATCCAGATGGACAAATTTCTGACCATCCTGAACAATTTGTAGTGAGTGAATTAATACGTGAAAAAGTATTACATCTAACAAGTGAAGAAATTCCACACTCAATTGGTGTCAATGTAGACCGTATGGTAAAACAATCTGAAGACAGAGTTAGAATTGAAGCAACAATTTATGTTGAAAGAGATTCTCAAAAAGGGATTGTAATTGGCAAAGGTGGTAAAAAATTAAAAGAAATTGGCAAGAGGGCCAGAATTGATATTGAAAACTTGTTAGGATCAAAAGTTTATCTTGACCTCTGGGTAAAAGTTCAAAAAGATTGGCGTAACAAAGTCAATTTTATCCGTCAAATGGGTTATATTGAAGACCAAGATTAA
- the recO gene encoding DNA repair protein RecO, with protein sequence MLMKQKGIIIKSVDYGESDKIITILNENGAKVPLMVKRAKKSKTGLQANTQLFVHGLFIYAKLRGLGILNSIDVINQNYQLRLDIYDSSFAALCAEIIDKSMEDEEISNFNFKLLEFCLNRIKEKDSAQLMSIIVLLKKMPSFGFSIDFDKCSISEENDQSKLIAFSFKYHGVISEQYIDRDPHAINISNKTLYLMDILQKLPIDNMNHLNIHQNILNEMSDLLIMLYREYSGIFFKSQKLINQLKRLEAK encoded by the coding sequence ATGTTGATGAAACAGAAGGGAATTATCATTAAATCAGTCGACTATGGAGAATCCGATAAAATCATCACGATTTTAAACGAAAATGGTGCTAAAGTGCCATTAATGGTTAAAAGAGCTAAAAAAAGCAAAACAGGTTTGCAAGCAAATACACAATTATTTGTTCATGGATTATTTATCTATGCTAAGTTGAGAGGTCTCGGTATATTAAACTCGATAGATGTTATCAATCAAAATTATCAGTTGAGACTAGATATTTATGATAGTAGTTTTGCAGCATTGTGTGCTGAAATAATAGATAAATCAATGGAAGATGAAGAAATTTCTAATTTCAATTTTAAACTTTTAGAATTTTGTTTAAATCGAATCAAAGAGAAAGATAGCGCGCAATTGATGTCGATAATTGTATTGCTAAAAAAAATGCCATCTTTTGGCTTCAGTATTGATTTTGATAAATGTTCAATTTCAGAAGAAAACGATCAATCTAAATTAATTGCTTTTAGTTTTAAATATCATGGTGTTATTTCTGAACAATATATTGATCGTGATCCTCATGCTATTAATATTTCAAATAAAACATTATATTTAATGGATATTCTACAAAAATTACCCATAGACAACATGAATCATCTAAATATACATCAAAATATTCTAAATGAAATGTCTGATTTATTAATTATGTTGTATAGAGAGTATTCTGGTATTTTCTTCAAAAGTCAGAAACTAATAAACCAATTAAAACGTTTGGAAGCTAAATGA